The genomic DNA CTCGCCGGCCTCCTCGCGCAGCGCCGGGTAGCCTGCCGCGCGGCGCCAGAATACGTGGCCGATGCGCCGCTTCAACGCGCACGCGAGCGCCAGGTTGTCTACCACGGCAAGGTCCGAGAACAGGTTGTTGCGCTGGAAGCTGCGCGCCAGCCCGGCGCGTGCCCGGCGGTCGGGCGGGGTGCCGCTCAGGTCGCGACCGCCCACGTACACGCGGCCCGCGTCGGCCTTCACGTCACCGGTGATCAGGTTGAACAGCGTCGTCTTGCCGGCACCGTTGGGTCCGATCAGGCCGTGGCGGCGGCCGGCGGGGAGATGCATCGACACGCCGTCGGTCACTCGCAGCGATCCGAACGACTTGTACAGACCCTCGGCCCGCAACACGTCCGCGCTCATCGCGGCGTGCGCCGGCGCGCGCACAGCGCGTCGATCAGCCACACCAGCCGGCCGTACAGCCCGTCGCGGGCCGCGAGCACGACCGCGATGAACAACAGTCCCATGACCAGTTGCCAGTGCGAGGCGAATTCCGGCGGCAGGGCCAGGCCGCTCCAGAACGAGCCCGTGCCGAACAGGTCGCGCAGCAGCACGAACAGCGCGGCGCCGGCGGCGGCGCCGGCCAGCGACCCGCTGCCGCCGAGAATGACAATGATCAGCGCCTCGCCTGAGAAGGTCCAGAACGCCAGGTCGGGCGAGATGAATCCGGTGTGCTGGGCGGTCAGCCCGCCCGCCACTCCCGCCACCGCGCCGGCCGCCGCGAACGCGGCCAGCTTGTAGCGCCGCACCGGGCAGCCGAGCGAGGCGAGCCGGCCTTCGTTCTGGTGGATTGCGGCGAGCATCATGCCGAACGGCGAGCGGGTGAGCCGCAGCAGGAGCAGGTAGACCAGCGCCGCGCACAGCAGCGCGAGTGCCGCGAAGGTGCCGGAATCTCCGGCGTCGAGACCCAACGGGGCCAGGTCGAACCGCGGCGTGCCGGCGAGCCCGTTGTCGCCGCCGAACAGTTTCGCGCGGAACAACAGGGCGTGGAACATCTGGCCGACGGCGAGCGTGATCATGATGAAGAACACGCCGGAAAGGCGGATCACGAATACGCCGACGGCAGCGGCCAGCAGCGCGGCAACCGCCATCGACAGCACCAGGGCGGCGGCCGGCGGCCAGCCCAGGAACAGCGTCGCGGCCGCGGTCGAATATGCCCCCACGGCGAGAAATCCCGCGTGACCGAGCGACACCATGCCGGTGGTGCCGACCAGGATCTGCAGGCTCATGGTGAAGATGGCCAGGATGGCGACCTCGGCCAGCAACTCCATGGTGAAGAAGTCGGCGCGCCACCACACCACGGCCGCGGCCGCGGCGAGCAGCGCGGCCGCGGGGAGCTGCAATCGATCGCGGCTCTGCATGACCCCGCCGCCGTCAGCGTCCGCTTCGCACGGGAATGAGGCCGGCGGGCTTGTACAGCAGGATCGCGGCCATCAGGCCGTACACGGTCAAACGCGCCAGGCTCGGCACCACCACCTGGCCATAGGTGTCGACGACACCGATGATCAGCGAACCGGCAGCCACGCCCTTCAGACTGCCCGGTCCGCCGAGCACCACCACGATCAGGGCCAGTATCAGCACCGACATGTCCATGCCGGGAAAGATCGAGAACACCGGCGCCGCCACCGCGCCCGCGAGTCCGGCAAGCAGGCAACCGAGGCAGAACACCAGGAAGAACACCGAGCCGATGTTGATCCCGAGCGCCGCGACCATGGTCCGGTTGTCGACCCCGGCGCGCACCACCGCACCGAGGCGCGTGCGTTCCAGCGCGGCGTACAGCAGCCCGAACAGCACCACGCCGAGCGCGATGATGAACAGGCGGTAGGTCGGATACACCTGGCCGAGAATGGTGCTGCTGCCGGCGAGCACCGGCGGTAGCGCGATGGTATGCGGAAGCGAGCCCCACACCAGGTCGACCAGCTCCACGCCGACGAAGATCAGGCCGAACGTAGCCAGCACCTGGCGCATCGGGTCGGCGCGCTCCAGGTGGCGCAGCAGCACCAGGTAGAGCAGCGCGCCGAGGGCGGCCACGCCGAGCGGTGCCAGCAGCAGAGCGAGCCAGAACGAGTCGAACGCGCGCACCGCGCTCAGCGCCAGGTAAGCGCCGGCCATGAACAGCGTGCCATGCGCGAGGTTGATGAAGTTCATCAGCCCGAACACCACCGACAGACCGATCGACAGCAGGAACAGCAGCGCCGCGAGCTGCAGCCCGTTGAGGGTCTGGACGATCAGGAAACCGGGATCAAGCAACACTGGTCCGAACCAGCCGGCCGGCGGGCGCTGCGCGTACATCGGTGTTCATCGTGTTCCATGTCACGGAGTGACCGTGCGGACTCAGCCTGCTCCCGCGCGCCGTGCCGCGCCGCCCCGGCCGGCGCGGCGGCAACCGCCCGCCCTACAGCGAACAGCCGTTTGGGGCATCCTGGACGTGCGGAACCACCTCTCGCACCACGGCCGCGACACCGTCGCCCTGCTTCTGCACCTCGAATATGTACAGGTTCTGGATTACGTTGTTGGTGGCCGGGTCGATGCGGAACGGCCCGCGCGGCCCGTCGAACGTGGTCGCCCGCATGGCGGCCGCCAGCGCCGCCTTGTCGTCGGTGTTGCCGCCGGTCGCCTGCAGCGCTGCGACGATCAGCCGCGCCGTGTCGTAGGCCGCGACGCC from Spirochaetaceae bacterium includes the following:
- a CDS encoding ABC transporter ATP-binding protein, with the translated sequence MSADVLRAEGLYKSFGSLRVTDGVSMHLPAGRRHGLIGPNGAGKTTLFNLITGDVKADAGRVYVGGRDLSGTPPDRRARAGLARSFQRNNLFSDLAVVDNLALACALKRRIGHVFWRRAAGYPALREEAGEHAARLGLADRLGERVSSLGYGTQRQLEIGLALLQEPLVLLLDEPTAGMSPRETAAMVDLLAGLPSELALVVIEHDMDVVFGLADRITVLDYGRILIEGTPAEVRRSPEVRRRYLGAAGA
- a CDS encoding branched-chain amino acid ABC transporter permease; protein product: MQSRDRLQLPAAALLAAAAAVVWWRADFFTMELLAEVAILAIFTMSLQILVGTTGMVSLGHAGFLAVGAYSTAAATLFLGWPPAAALVLSMAVAALLAAAVGVFVIRLSGVFFIMITLAVGQMFHALLFRAKLFGGDNGLAGTPRFDLAPLGLDAGDSGTFAALALLCAALVYLLLLRLTRSPFGMMLAAIHQNEGRLASLGCPVRRYKLAAFAAAGAVAGVAGGLTAQHTGFISPDLAFWTFSGEALIIVILGGSGSLAGAAAGAALFVLLRDLFGTGSFWSGLALPPEFASHWQLVMGLLFIAVVLAARDGLYGRLVWLIDALCARRRTPR
- a CDS encoding branched-chain amino acid ABC transporter permease produces the protein MYAQRPPAGWFGPVLLDPGFLIVQTLNGLQLAALLFLLSIGLSVVFGLMNFINLAHGTLFMAGAYLALSAVRAFDSFWLALLLAPLGVAALGALLYLVLLRHLERADPMRQVLATFGLIFVGVELVDLVWGSLPHTIALPPVLAGSSTILGQVYPTYRLFIIALGVVLFGLLYAALERTRLGAVVRAGVDNRTMVAALGINIGSVFFLVFCLGCLLAGLAGAVAAPVFSIFPGMDMSVLILALIVVVLGGPGSLKGVAAGSLIIGVVDTYGQVVVPSLARLTVYGLMAAILLYKPAGLIPVRSGR